From the genome of Drosophila melanogaster chromosome 2L, one region includes:
- the Dlg5 gene encoding discs large 5, isoform D, translated as MAKMASGDLSLTSTSSQEESSEYVGYDNTLRPPSNSSGSTTAANMSNNNGPSKGVSSGVGVSGISGGNGANYDILQAQYKSALLELNTLRHQHANTKRRCDELATELTLYQEHYVADRNKFTDMVEESARFKRLLLETQNQQSQQAQNGNSQVPPVGSGNPYYFGKTQGCDGSCSEKLAELKKERNMVAVEREKYKKSYIELEKDRNYYRERGDENQKLKVLLSQESKNVLSLTEELNQLLSEKDNVLQEHQKMSDDLVLANKEIERLKKDEQLARAEIKVLQLANADLKKRDLLKSRDSSWSKEFPSGKELENSKELEKLRKSLEKALSEVERSSQDAEEAKRVRDWAISQREKIVQERDSVKTLCDKMRHERDKAISDSLMAIRDSEKIKKQKDEAQKKIDLLKEQMEQQERQNLDSNASGSRRSFRPSSYEGEDLLEVELSGYEHTSDLGIILDDSNKRKLVCGVTSSSPACGKLKINDVICKVNNLDCQSLSKRMVLDEIRACAPRSLLLVSRTRHSKRHAYSVQLKTRDRDCPHGLQLDMGVFIAKIEQNSLAFYEPELDVGDRVLSINNKSMDSVQSIEEVMQLMNDPRSDGLNLFALKYVQDQLPPGMTTSSAQTDSIDSMQHVSSAGGGGGSGPSSATKHPSRFAEFFFRKLKFSKPGTPEDNFEQEHDDAIAALDSVLSENSSEKSKENLFNRKKRTKKEKEASKSMGTWPRTNISHENPTGTMRGNEKKRALMSLFTAGPINVDKDDELMGEVGVPEKQPAALIQDQLPPPLPPQMSKPLAHIRGSNGGAIKTHPNRNSNPVSSGVSALFPPGPPNGMPNTSYPTHPRHSLYGVTAEEINQKPIQRAPLMGANARVKMPSQERYGTRPHSNHRLSLNITPSGDFYQPKTSGQQAQQQVMNASSTSAGFGVGSGSMVGGTGPAAGEFPVRKQQVYDVFHPPPLPKNSSGSNMFMPLHPTRGSHPPPVGQPPDVVSLKSQNSIESILSAKSPAISEYGMYAKRHVPQAVRHVPKYPSDSESIGSGVHGGYGGFLQSNHMPGNRHTQLFPTFGPGGRGNRRSSPLTLPSPPPQQQLQQLPAATAPHDSVGIPTDLDYHPHHHTQTNAMPHPHPHPHAPYLDYGHGLGIGPYMGVGGGVSGVGGAIYEGGTFPRKKDNQRLRIPSNPSVASKSSSMVKNSSGSIDHHYVTSTGPVSGGSMSASSSDRAPMSLMSSSIHNSYGANIAGGNGTGSSIGVGGGGGGGSGRGSPMPQVHVEVLSHGGGGSGKRNSNVPADFLCPGDLRRVTIDKRDKSLGITIQCNNNGGGIFVSTVADKSTAMRAGLQVGDQLLEVCGINMRAATQEIAANVLRQCGDSFTMLVQYNPEKFPSIEYEGAHNLEPESPINHSGSPTPRNSPRPPARNSLFPLPMQPQAPSTRPGSRAPLSHQSIKDQSFTDSLENQSDISSSQDMPSSAATTTTTTASATSTVYDEEPKPSLPPPPASVPAETLRYVTLHMDKSKNLGIKLFGGNKVGIYVHDVAVGSPSDHAGIRKGDQILEYNGVDLSGVTAEQAANEISKLTDTVTMLVQNKLHTLKQIKDEPGDSFYIRVGFDRTGELNEDDLRFVKDEVLYVDNTVFNGTFGLWRAWKLDAMGHRKECGIIPSQMKVEEELRSGEVVDCDTGTARRGSTSARRSFFRRKKNQRSSSRDSTEIASFSNTQLSFFPDLGLLNDDGGALSYQRVELLDSPIRRPVLIIGPLSECLMVRLTIDFSNLFKLCEVTAMDCSQEAMEEGLKENIFVDYRRRGNKFECTTVEAISNACKNDRRHCILDVSISAVERLQRLQIYPIVLLLRFKSAKQIRDIRDFGTDKISAKAAKEMYERAMKLETDYKQYISAVIPGVSIKHMCTQIKDAVDKEQDKLLWVPVSSG; from the exons ATGGCGAAGATGGCATCTGGAGATCTATCGCTGACTAGTACGAGTAGCCAGGAAG AGAGCTCGGAGTATGTGGGCTATGATAATACCCTACGACCGCCGTCCAATTCCAGCGGCAGCACCACAGCTGCCAACATGTCCAACAACAACGGGCCCTCGAAGGGCGTCAGTAGCGGTGTGGGCGTGTCGGGCATTTCTGGTGGAAACGGCGCAAATTACGATATACTGCAGGCGCAGTACAAGTCCGCACTTTTGGAGCTAAATACCCTACGCCACCAGCATGCGAACACCAAGAGGCGATGCGATGAGTTAGCCACCGAGTTAACTCTGTACCAGGAGCATTACGTGGCCGATCGTAACAAGTTCACCGATATGGTGGAGGAGAGCGCCCGTTTCAAGCGTCTGCTATTGGAGACCCAAAACCAACAGAGCCAGCAGGCCCAGAATGGAAATAGCCAAGTGCCGCCAGTCGGCAGTGGGAATCCTTATTATTTTGGCAAGACGCAGGGATGCGATGGAAGCTGCAGTGAGAAGCTGGCCGAACTGAAGAAAGAGCGAAATATGGTCGCCGTGGAGAGGGAGAAGTACAAGAAGTCCTACATCGAGCTTGAAAAGGATCGCAACTACTACCGGGAGCGAGGCGATGAAAATCAGAAACTGAAGGTTCTTCTCTCCCAGGAGAGTAAGAATGTGCTTTCCCTTACCGAGGAGCTTAATCAACTGCTCTCAGAGAAGGACAACGTGCTGCAGGAGCACCAGAAGATGTCCGACGATCTGGTTCTGGCCAACAAAGAAATTGAGAGGCTCAAAAAGGACGAACAGCTTGCCAGGGCTGAAATCAAGGTTCTACAGCTGGCCAATGCGGACCTTAAAAAGCGCGATCTTCTAAAGTCTCGCGATAGCTCGTGGTCCAAAGAATTTCCGAGTGGAAAGGAGCTGGAGAACAGCAAGGAACTGGAAAAGCTGCGCAAGAGCTTAGAAAAGGCCCTCTCGGAGGTGGAGCGTTCAAGCCAGGATGCCGAAGAAGCGAAGCGCGTAAGGGATTGGGCCATATCGCAACGTGAGAAGATCGTGCAGGAGCGGGATTCGGTGAAGACGCTCTGTGATAAAATGCGCCACGAGAGAGATAAAGCCATCTCCGACTCGCTGATGGCCATCCGGGATAGCGAAAAGATTAAAAAGCAGAAGGACGAAGCGCAGAAAAAGATCGACTTGTTGAAAGAACAAATGGAGCAGCAAGAGCGCCAAAATCTTGACAGTAACGCCTCCGGATCCCGACGCAGTTTCCGCCCAAGCAGTTACGAAGGTGAGGATCTCCTGGAAGTAGAGCTGTCCGGCTACGAGCACACGTCCGACCTGGGCATCATCCTGGATGACAGCAACAAGCGAAAATTAGTGTGTGGCGTTACCAGCAGTTCCCCCGCCTGCGGGAAGCTCAAGATTAACGATGTGATCTGCAAGGTGAACAACTTGGACTGCCAGTCTTTGTCGAAACGGATGGTTCTTGATGAGATCCGCGCCTGTGCTCCTCGTTCCCTCCTGCTCGTTTCCCGAACTCGTCACAGCAAACGGCACGCCTATTCTGTTCAGCTAAAGACTAGGGATAGGGATTGCCCGCATGGCCTGCAACTGGACATGGGAGTGTTCATTGCAAAGATCGAGCAAAATTCGCTAGCCTTCTACGAACCAGAGCTGGACGTTGGCGACCGAGTGTTAAGCATTAACAACAAGTCTATGGACTCAGTGCAGTCAATCGAGGAAGTGATGCAGTTGATGAATGATCCCCGAAGCGATGGGCTCAATCTGTTTGCCCTTAAATACGTACAGGATCAGTTACCCCCGGGAATGACCACCTCGTCGGCGCAGACAGATTCCATTGACTCCATGCAGCATGTCTCAAGTGCCGGGGGAGGTGGAGGAAGTGGGCCCAGTAGCGCCACCAAACATCCGTCCAGGTTCGCGGAATTTTTCTTCCGAAAGCTTAAGTTCAGCAAACCAGGCACACCAGAGGATAACTTTGAGCAGGAGCACGACGACGCCATCGCTGCTTTGGATTCTGTGCTCAGTGAAAACAGCTCTGAGAAGAGCAAGGAGAATCTGTTCAACCgcaagaagcggaccaagaaGGAGAAAGAGGCCTCCAAGAGCATGGGTACCTGGCCGCGGACCAACATCTCGCATGAAAACCCAACGGGCACCATGCGCGGCAATGAGAAGAAGCGTGCTCTGATGTCGCTTTTTACAGCCGGTCCCATAAATGTGGACAAGGATGACGAGCTGATGGGCGAGGTTGGAGTGCCAGAAAAGCAGCCAGCAGCGTTGATCCAGGATCAGTTGCCTCCACCGCTGCCCCCGCAAATGTCCAAGCCACTGGCCCACATTCGGGGATCGAACGGAGGAGCTATAAAGACGCATCCAAACCGCAATTCTAATCCGGTGAGCTCGGGAGTCTCGGCACTGTTTCCCCCCGGACCACCCAATGGAATGCCCAACACTAGTTATCCCACACATCCGAGGCATTCGCTATACGGTGTGACTGCCGAGGAGATTAACCAAAAGCCGATCCAGCGAGCCCCTCTGATGGGCGCCAATGCCAGGGTTAAAATGCCTTCACAGGAGCGCTACGGAACCAGGCCGCATAGTAACCATCGCCTGTCGTTAAATATCACGCCCAGCGGAGATTTTTATCAGCCCAAGACCAGTGGTCAGCAGGCCCAGCAGCAAGTAATGAACGCCTCATCGACATCGGCGGGCTTTGGAGTAGGATCGGGATCAATGGTCGGTGGTACGGGTCCGGCGGCCGGAGAGTTTCCAGTGCGCAAACAGCAGGTCTATGACGTCTTCCATCCGCCTCCACTGCCCAAAAACAGCTCCGGATCCAATATGTTCATGCCGCTTCATCCGACCAGGGGCAGTCACCCGCCGCCCGTTGGACAACCGCCGGACGTTGTGTCCCTGAAATCGCAGAATTCTATAGAGTCAATACTGTCTGCTAAGAGTCCCGCTATCAGCGAATACGGGATGTACGCCAAGCGCCATGTGCCACAGGCGGTAAGGCATGTGCCGAAGTACCCGAGTGATAGCGAGAGCATTGGTTCCGGTGTTCACGGAGGATATGGTGGATTTCTTCAGTCCAACCATATGCCGGGAAATAGACACACGCAGCTCTTCCCCACTTTTGGACCCGGTGGTCGGGGTAACCGGAGATCCAGTCCATTAACCCTACCTTCACCACCGCCtcagcagcagttgcaacaGCTACCTGCGGCGACGGCACCGCACGACAGCGTTGGAATACCCACTGATCTGGACTACCATCCGCACCATCACACGCAGACCAACGCAatgccacatccacatccccatccccatgcTCCTTACTTGGATTACGGGCACGGTCTAGGGATAGGTCCCTATATGGGGGTGGGCGGTGGAGTCTCGGGAGTTGGCGGAGCTATCTATGAAGGCGGAACATTCCCGCGCAAGAAAGACAATCAGCGATTAAGGATTCCATCTAATCCCAGTGTGGCTAGCAAAAGCAGCAGTATGGTGAAGAATAGCTCTGGCAGCATCGACCATCATTATGTGACGAGCACGGGGCCAGTCTCTGGTGGATCCATGTCAGCCTCGTCTTCAGATCGTGCACCTATGTCACTGATGAGCTCTAGTATTCACAACAGTTACGGTGCAAATATTGCAGGAGGAAATGGAACTGGATCGAGCATAGGAGTtggaggaggcggtggaggAGGAAGTGGCCGCGGTTCGCCCATGCCGCAGGTCCATGTGGAAGTCCTTAGCCATGGAGGCGGCGGAAGTGGCAAGCGCAACTCCAATGTGCCTGCGGATTTTCTCTGCCCCGGAGACCTTAGAAGAGTCACCATCGACAAGCGCGACAAGTCGCTAGGTATCACCATTCagtgcaacaacaacggcggcgGAATATTTGTGTCAACCGTCGCTGACAAAAGCACGGCGATGCGTGCCGGTCTCCAGGTGGGCGATCAACTCTTGGAAGTATGTGGCATTAACATGCGGGCGGCCACGCAGGAGATTGCTGCCAATGTGCTGCGGCAGTGCGGCGACTCCTTTACAATGCTCGTTCAGTACAATCCGGAGA AGTTCCCTTCAATTGAGTACGAGGGAGCGCACAATTTGGAACCAGAATCTCCCATCAATCATTCGGGCTCCCCGACTCCGCGCAACTCTCCCCGTCCTCCTGCCCGCAACTCGCTTTTCCCGTTGCCGATGCAGCCGCAGGCTCCTTCAACGAGACCCGGCTCAAGGGCTCCGCTGTCGCATCAGTCGATTAAGGACCAGAGCTTCACCGATAGCCTTGAGAACCAGTCGGATATCAGCAGCAGCCAGGACATGCCTTCATCGGcggccaccaccaccacaacgaCTGCCTCAGCCACGTCAACGGTGTATGATGAGGAACCTAAGCCATCCTTGCCGCCGCCACCTGCATCCGTTCCAGCAGAGA CTCTAAGGTATGTGACTCTGCACATGGACAAGTCAAAGAACCTGGGCATCAAGCTATTTGGGGGCAATAAAGTTGGCATATATGTGCATGACGTCGCGGTGGGATCGCCTTCTGATCATGCTGGAATTCGCAAAGGCGATCAAATACTGGAATACAATGGTGTAGATTTGAGCGGAGTCACCGCTGAGCAGGCGGCCAATGAGATTTCAAAGCTTACGGATACGGTCACCATGTTGGTACAGAATAAGTTACACA CCCTAAAGCAAATTAAAGACGAGCCTGGCGACTCCTTTTATATTCGCGTGGGGTTTGACCGGACTGGTGAGTTGAACGAGGACGATTTGCGCTTTGTTAAGGACGAGGTGCTCTACGTGGACAATACGGTTTTTAATGGCACCTTTGGCTTGTGGCGAGCCTGGAAGCTGGATGCCATGGGCCATCGGAAGGAGTGCGGCATAATACCCAGTCAAATGAA GGTGGAGGAGGAACTGCGTTCGGGTGAGGTGGTCGACTGTGATACGGGAACGGCCAGACGCGGCAGCACTTCGGCCAGAAGATCATTTTTTCGTCGCAAGAAAAACCAGCGCAGCTCGTCCCGCGACTCCACGGAGATTGCCAGTTTCAGCAACACACAGCTTAGCTTCTTTCCAGACTTAGGTCTGCTCAACGATGATGGTGGAGCCCTTAGCTACCAGCGTGTAGAGCTTTTAGATT CACCCATTCGCCGGCCCGTGCTGATTATCGGACCGTTGTCCGAGTGTCTGATGGTTCGCCTTACAATTGACTTCTCCAACCTCTTCAAACTGTGCGAGGTGACGGCCATGGACTGTTCGCAGGAGGCCATGGAGGAGGGTCTAAAAGAAAACATCTTTGTGGATTATCGGCGGAGGGGCAACAAGTTTGAATGCACCACCGTTGAGGCGATTAGCAATGCCTGCAAAAAT GATCGACGCCACTGCATCCTTGACGTTTCCATTTCCGCCGTGGAGCGTCTGCAGCGCCTACAAATCTATCCAATTGTCCTCCTGCTGCGCTTTAAGTCTGCCAAACAAATCCGAGATATTCGCGACTTTGGCACCGACAAAATCTCAGCCAAGGCGGCCAAGGAGATGTACGAGCGGGCCATGAAGCTCGAGACCGACTATAAGCAATACATATCAg CCGTAATCCCCGGCGTCAGTATCAAGCACATGTGCACCCAAATTAAGGATGCCGTCGACAAGGAGCAGGACAAGCTACTTTGGGTGCCCGTATCGAGTGGCTGA